A part of Aegilops tauschii subsp. strangulata cultivar AL8/78 chromosome 2, Aet v6.0, whole genome shotgun sequence genomic DNA contains:
- the LOC120974713 gene encoding uncharacterized protein translates to MGKGEAAMAQRGGGEEGRANTKLGEGHLPDEEQQGDQQQNPQERSMMRAVIEEDLMRLSYEELILIETFSFTALLHSDIMYKVHSGDGSTNIAETIYENSRSKSNDSFITIRDDNTLEADLHHEMPASEDGGENPIPGTQTCSTTRICNRSLKMLIPAEQRLTRTQAQA, encoded by the exons ATGGGAAAGGGAGAGGCGGCCATGGCACAGCGGGGAgggggagaagaaggaagagcaAACACAAAATTGGGAGAGGGGCATCTCCCTGATGAGGAGCAGCAGGGAGATCAACAACAGAATCCGCAG GAGAGGAGCATGATGAGGGCAGTAATTGAAGAGGATCTAATGAGATTGTCATACGAAGAACTAATACTAATT GAAACATTTTCTTTCACTGCACTCCTTCATTCCGACATTATGTACAAG GTACATTCAGGAGATGGATCTACGAACATTGCCGAAACTATCTACGAAAACTCCAGGAGCAAATCAAATGACAGTTTCATCACAATAAGAGATGACAAT ACACTGGAGGCAGACTTGCATCACGAAATGCCAGCGAGCGAAGATGGGGGGGAGAATCCGATCCCTGGGACACAAACCTGTTCTACAACACGAATCTGCAACAG GAGCCTCAAGATGTTGATCCCAGCAGAGCAGCGGCTAACACGAACGCAAGCACAGGCATGA
- the LOC109746150 gene encoding auxin response factor 11 isoform X2, with product MAAASQEKQQQLLPTFGVLRNAAALLDEMQLMGEAQGAKKVINSELWHACAGPLVCLPQRGSLVYYFPQGHSEQVAATTKKTPNSRIPNYPSLPSQLLCQVHNITMHADKDTDEVYAQMTLQPVNSETDVFPIPSLGSYAKSKHPAEYFCKNLTASDTSTHGGFSVPRRAAEKLFPQLDYSMQPPNQELIVRDLHDNMWTFRHIYRQPKRHLLTTGWSLFVGAKRLKAGDSVLFIRDEKSQLLVGVRRATNQQTALSSSVLSTDSMHIGVLAAAAHAASSGSSFTIYYNPRTSPSPFVVPVARYNKANYIQQSVGMRMAMMFETEESSKRRYTGTIVGVSDSDPMRWPNSKWRNLQIEWDEHGYGERLERVSIWDIETPENTIVFPSASLNSKRQCLPGYGVPGLDIASVNMSPFQRAPGNPYGNLPHMPAVGSELAMMMFLNQSGQNMGTPLSCHQSSYSSIIQNVKQNYMPPSTFGHPIGSIKPESMPSNEAQQQQLHAPKMQRGDSESCEVQPAADSVSASELHVAGREPRNTDKYPSQSISEQNGKGEPRVKPRRSKKGSSRKTISENSELSSAPSRICDDQQHVSEAELVSCDTKHVNCGNNEGSSGALTHGDFAGQLQCQQVEQNELVSPPKLESSISPDGGKSVNSFPNQASFSQFFDGLDWMVQPPNYQDSNGIQSVSASENIFSPSANIGSTINTDTLETFQNSCLSDCFPNSIQDFIGSPDLHSLTFLSPEMQNLDVHHDGSNVPSTSNSYVQMSFSEDDSGNHMESMQRGMNNISSCSQPQTTEGFNLGMYSKLPSLKESQVLSLPEIHNSSRGTSSCSMDAAEYSIGRSAKPMKPPVRTYTKVQKLGSVGRSIDVTRYRDYRELRSAIASMFGLQGKLEHPASSDWKLVYVDYENDVLLVGDDPWEEFINCVRCIRILSPSEVQQMSENGMQVLNDCIQADQ from the exons ATGGCGGCGGCCTCGCAGgagaagcagcagcagctgctGCCGACGTTCGGCGTGCTGAGGAACGCGGCGGCGCTGCTCGACGAAATGCAGCTCATGGGGGAGGCGCAGGGCGCCAAGAAGGTGATCAACTCGGAGCTCTGGCACGCCTGCGCCGGCCCGCTGGTGTGCCTGCCGCAGCGCGGCAGCCTCGTCTACTACTTCCCCCAGGGCCACAGCGAGCAG GTCGCGGCCACCACCAAGAAGACGCCCAACTCCCGCATCCCCAACTACCCGAGCCTGCCGTCGCAGCTGCTGTGCCAAGTCCACAACATCACCATGCAT GCTGACAAGGACACCGATGAGGTCTATGCACAGATGACTCTGCAACCAGTAAACTCT GAAACCGACGTGTTCCCGATCCCGTCTCTCGGCAGCTATGCCAAGAGCAAGCATCCCGCGGAGTATTTCTGCAAGAATTTGACCGCGAGCGACACGAGCACGCACGGCGGGTTCTCGGTGCCGCGAAGAGCCGCAGAGAAGCTGTTCCCACAGCTG GATTACTCGATGCAACCTCCTAATCAGGAGCTTATCGTGCGAGATTTGCATGACAACATGTGGACATTCCGTCACATTTATC GACAGCCAAAGCGACATCTTCTAACGACTGGATGGAGTCTGTTTGTCGGCGCGAAACGGCTTAAAGCAGGGGATTCTGTCTTATTTATCAG GGATGAGAAGTCACAACTACTTGTGGGTGTTAGGCGTGCCACCAATCAGCAAACGGCATTGTCATCTTCGGTTCTGTCCACTGATAGTATGCACATAGGTGTTCTGGCTGCGGCAGCTCATGCTGCATCAAGCGGTAGTTCATTTACCATTTACTACAATCCTAG GACGAGCCCGTCGCCGTTTGTAGTTCCCGTTGCAAGGTACAATAAGGCCAACTATATCCAGCAATCTGTTGGCATGAGAATGGCTATGATGTTTGAGACAGAGGAATCAAGCAAGCGCAG ATACACTGGTACAATCGTGGGAGTTAGCGATTCTGATCCGATGAGATGGCCCAACTCCAAATGGCGCAATTTGCAG ATTGAATGGGATGAACATGGATACGGAGAAAGACTCGAGCGTGTGAGCATATGGGACATTGAAACTCCGGAGAACACTATAGTGTTCCCTTCTGCATCATTGAATTCGAAGCGACAATGCCTGCCTGGTTATGGAG TACCTGGGCTAGATATTGCATCTGTAAATATGTCACCATTTCAGAGGGCACCTGGAAATCCATATGGTAACTTGCCGCACATGCCCGCTGTTGGATCAGAATTGGCCATGATGATGTTTCTGAATCAATCTGGCCAAAACATGGGGACTCCACTCAGTTGTCACCAGTCCTCTTATTCTAGTATTATTCAAAATGTCAAGCAAAACTACATGCCTCCTTCAACATTTGGTCATCCCATTGGTTCAATAAAGCCAGAAAGCATGCCTTCCAATGAAGcccagcagcagcagctgcaTGCTCCTAAGATGCAGAGAGGCGATTCGGAAAGCTGTGAAGTTCAGCCTGCCGCTGATTCAGTTTCTGCGTCGGAGCTACATGTTGCAGGAAGAGAGCCAAGAAACACAGATAAATATCCAAGTCAAAGCATTTCAGAGCAAAATGGCAAGGGTGAGCCTAGAGTCAAGCCTCGGAGGAGCAAGAAAGGCTCATCTCGCAAAACCATTTCAGAGAATTCTGAACTTTCTTCGGCACCTTCACGGATTTGCGACGACCAACAGCATGTTTCAGAAGCAGAACTAGTCAGTTGTGACACCAAACATGTTAACTGTGGTAACAATGAAGGTTCATCTGGTGCACTTACTCATGGTGATTTTGCTGGGCAGCTGCAGTGTCAGCAGGTCGAACAAAATGAACTAGTGTCACCACCAAAGTTGGAATCATCAATATCACCTGATGGAGGGAAGTCAGTCAACTCATTTCCCAACCAGGCGTCTTTTTCGCAGTTCTTTGATGGTCTGGATTGGATGGTTCAGCCTCCCAATTACCAAGACTCCAATGGCATTCAGTCAGTTAGTGCATCAGAGAACATCTTCAGTCCATCTGCTAATATAGGTTCCACAATAAATACTGATACTCTGGAGACTTTTCAGAACTCTTGCCTCTCAGACTGCTTCCCCAATTCCATACAAGACTTCATCGGCAGCCCGGATCTGCATTCGCTAACATTTCTGTCACCTGAGATGCAAAATCTGGATGTGCACCACGACGGAAGTAACGTACCGAGCACATCCAACTCATATGTACAAATGAGCTTCTCTGAAGATGATAGTGGAAATCACATGGAATCCATGCAAAGAGGAATGAATAACATCTCCTCATGCTCTCAACCGCAGACTACTGAGGGCTTTAATCTGGGGATGTACTCGAAGTTGCCAAGTTTGAAGGAGTCCCAAGTTCTGTCTCTGCCAGAGATCCATAACAGTTCCAGGGGGACATCGTCTTGCAGCATGGATGCCGCAGAGTACAGCATCGGCCGAAGTGCGAAGCCGATGAAACCACCGGTGCGGACATACACAAAG GTTCAAAAGCTAGGATCCGTCGGAAGATCCATCGATGTCACACGGTATAGGGATTACCGTGAGCTGAGATCAGCCATCGCGTCAATGTTTGGGCTCCAGGGGAAACTCGAGCATCCTGCGAGTTCAGACTGGAAGCTAGTGTACGTCGATTACGAAAATGACGTGCTTCTCGTCGGCGACGATCCGTGGGA GGAATTCATCAACTGCGTCCGATGCATCCGGATCCTATCGCCTTCGGAGGTACAGCAGATGAGCGAGAACGGCATGCAAGTCTTGAACGACTGCATCCAGGCAGACCAGTAG
- the LOC109746150 gene encoding auxin response factor 11 isoform X1, whose product MAAASQEKQQQLLPTFGVLRNAAALLDEMQLMGEAQGAKKVINSELWHACAGPLVCLPQRGSLVYYFPQGHSEQVAATTKKTPNSRIPNYPSLPSQLLCQVHNITMHADKDTDEVYAQMTLQPVNSETDVFPIPSLGSYAKSKHPAEYFCKNLTASDTSTHGGFSVPRRAAEKLFPQLDYSMQPPNQELIVRDLHDNMWTFRHIYRGQPKRHLLTTGWSLFVGAKRLKAGDSVLFIRDEKSQLLVGVRRATNQQTALSSSVLSTDSMHIGVLAAAAHAASSGSSFTIYYNPRTSPSPFVVPVARYNKANYIQQSVGMRMAMMFETEESSKRRYTGTIVGVSDSDPMRWPNSKWRNLQIEWDEHGYGERLERVSIWDIETPENTIVFPSASLNSKRQCLPGYGVPGLDIASVNMSPFQRAPGNPYGNLPHMPAVGSELAMMMFLNQSGQNMGTPLSCHQSSYSSIIQNVKQNYMPPSTFGHPIGSIKPESMPSNEAQQQQLHAPKMQRGDSESCEVQPAADSVSASELHVAGREPRNTDKYPSQSISEQNGKGEPRVKPRRSKKGSSRKTISENSELSSAPSRICDDQQHVSEAELVSCDTKHVNCGNNEGSSGALTHGDFAGQLQCQQVEQNELVSPPKLESSISPDGGKSVNSFPNQASFSQFFDGLDWMVQPPNYQDSNGIQSVSASENIFSPSANIGSTINTDTLETFQNSCLSDCFPNSIQDFIGSPDLHSLTFLSPEMQNLDVHHDGSNVPSTSNSYVQMSFSEDDSGNHMESMQRGMNNISSCSQPQTTEGFNLGMYSKLPSLKESQVLSLPEIHNSSRGTSSCSMDAAEYSIGRSAKPMKPPVRTYTKVQKLGSVGRSIDVTRYRDYRELRSAIASMFGLQGKLEHPASSDWKLVYVDYENDVLLVGDDPWEEFINCVRCIRILSPSEVQQMSENGMQVLNDCIQADQ is encoded by the exons ATGGCGGCGGCCTCGCAGgagaagcagcagcagctgctGCCGACGTTCGGCGTGCTGAGGAACGCGGCGGCGCTGCTCGACGAAATGCAGCTCATGGGGGAGGCGCAGGGCGCCAAGAAGGTGATCAACTCGGAGCTCTGGCACGCCTGCGCCGGCCCGCTGGTGTGCCTGCCGCAGCGCGGCAGCCTCGTCTACTACTTCCCCCAGGGCCACAGCGAGCAG GTCGCGGCCACCACCAAGAAGACGCCCAACTCCCGCATCCCCAACTACCCGAGCCTGCCGTCGCAGCTGCTGTGCCAAGTCCACAACATCACCATGCAT GCTGACAAGGACACCGATGAGGTCTATGCACAGATGACTCTGCAACCAGTAAACTCT GAAACCGACGTGTTCCCGATCCCGTCTCTCGGCAGCTATGCCAAGAGCAAGCATCCCGCGGAGTATTTCTGCAAGAATTTGACCGCGAGCGACACGAGCACGCACGGCGGGTTCTCGGTGCCGCGAAGAGCCGCAGAGAAGCTGTTCCCACAGCTG GATTACTCGATGCAACCTCCTAATCAGGAGCTTATCGTGCGAGATTTGCATGACAACATGTGGACATTCCGTCACATTTATCGTG GACAGCCAAAGCGACATCTTCTAACGACTGGATGGAGTCTGTTTGTCGGCGCGAAACGGCTTAAAGCAGGGGATTCTGTCTTATTTATCAG GGATGAGAAGTCACAACTACTTGTGGGTGTTAGGCGTGCCACCAATCAGCAAACGGCATTGTCATCTTCGGTTCTGTCCACTGATAGTATGCACATAGGTGTTCTGGCTGCGGCAGCTCATGCTGCATCAAGCGGTAGTTCATTTACCATTTACTACAATCCTAG GACGAGCCCGTCGCCGTTTGTAGTTCCCGTTGCAAGGTACAATAAGGCCAACTATATCCAGCAATCTGTTGGCATGAGAATGGCTATGATGTTTGAGACAGAGGAATCAAGCAAGCGCAG ATACACTGGTACAATCGTGGGAGTTAGCGATTCTGATCCGATGAGATGGCCCAACTCCAAATGGCGCAATTTGCAG ATTGAATGGGATGAACATGGATACGGAGAAAGACTCGAGCGTGTGAGCATATGGGACATTGAAACTCCGGAGAACACTATAGTGTTCCCTTCTGCATCATTGAATTCGAAGCGACAATGCCTGCCTGGTTATGGAG TACCTGGGCTAGATATTGCATCTGTAAATATGTCACCATTTCAGAGGGCACCTGGAAATCCATATGGTAACTTGCCGCACATGCCCGCTGTTGGATCAGAATTGGCCATGATGATGTTTCTGAATCAATCTGGCCAAAACATGGGGACTCCACTCAGTTGTCACCAGTCCTCTTATTCTAGTATTATTCAAAATGTCAAGCAAAACTACATGCCTCCTTCAACATTTGGTCATCCCATTGGTTCAATAAAGCCAGAAAGCATGCCTTCCAATGAAGcccagcagcagcagctgcaTGCTCCTAAGATGCAGAGAGGCGATTCGGAAAGCTGTGAAGTTCAGCCTGCCGCTGATTCAGTTTCTGCGTCGGAGCTACATGTTGCAGGAAGAGAGCCAAGAAACACAGATAAATATCCAAGTCAAAGCATTTCAGAGCAAAATGGCAAGGGTGAGCCTAGAGTCAAGCCTCGGAGGAGCAAGAAAGGCTCATCTCGCAAAACCATTTCAGAGAATTCTGAACTTTCTTCGGCACCTTCACGGATTTGCGACGACCAACAGCATGTTTCAGAAGCAGAACTAGTCAGTTGTGACACCAAACATGTTAACTGTGGTAACAATGAAGGTTCATCTGGTGCACTTACTCATGGTGATTTTGCTGGGCAGCTGCAGTGTCAGCAGGTCGAACAAAATGAACTAGTGTCACCACCAAAGTTGGAATCATCAATATCACCTGATGGAGGGAAGTCAGTCAACTCATTTCCCAACCAGGCGTCTTTTTCGCAGTTCTTTGATGGTCTGGATTGGATGGTTCAGCCTCCCAATTACCAAGACTCCAATGGCATTCAGTCAGTTAGTGCATCAGAGAACATCTTCAGTCCATCTGCTAATATAGGTTCCACAATAAATACTGATACTCTGGAGACTTTTCAGAACTCTTGCCTCTCAGACTGCTTCCCCAATTCCATACAAGACTTCATCGGCAGCCCGGATCTGCATTCGCTAACATTTCTGTCACCTGAGATGCAAAATCTGGATGTGCACCACGACGGAAGTAACGTACCGAGCACATCCAACTCATATGTACAAATGAGCTTCTCTGAAGATGATAGTGGAAATCACATGGAATCCATGCAAAGAGGAATGAATAACATCTCCTCATGCTCTCAACCGCAGACTACTGAGGGCTTTAATCTGGGGATGTACTCGAAGTTGCCAAGTTTGAAGGAGTCCCAAGTTCTGTCTCTGCCAGAGATCCATAACAGTTCCAGGGGGACATCGTCTTGCAGCATGGATGCCGCAGAGTACAGCATCGGCCGAAGTGCGAAGCCGATGAAACCACCGGTGCGGACATACACAAAG GTTCAAAAGCTAGGATCCGTCGGAAGATCCATCGATGTCACACGGTATAGGGATTACCGTGAGCTGAGATCAGCCATCGCGTCAATGTTTGGGCTCCAGGGGAAACTCGAGCATCCTGCGAGTTCAGACTGGAAGCTAGTGTACGTCGATTACGAAAATGACGTGCTTCTCGTCGGCGACGATCCGTGGGA GGAATTCATCAACTGCGTCCGATGCATCCGGATCCTATCGCCTTCGGAGGTACAGCAGATGAGCGAGAACGGCATGCAAGTCTTGAACGACTGCATCCAGGCAGACCAGTAG
- the LOC120974212 gene encoding uncharacterized protein translates to MLKNPQAVCCVIATSSACQASSCYNNGLGDPDDRPRRASETETEIQTPDPPKRLRSSARRDAKIGTDAPAPAPAAARKRPGGQDAAAAADSKRRRAEHPSSGSRDRNPHHRPQQKPGDGGKGKRETMRASHILIKHEGSRRKASWRDPDGVAISATTRDDAADLARALRDQIAAGELQFDAAARDNSDCNSAKRGGDLGPFEKGKMQKPFEKAVIALKVGDMSDVVDTESGVHIILRTG, encoded by the exons ATGCTGAAGAACCCCCAGGCAGTTTGCTGTGTGATTGCTACTTCCAGTGCTT GTCAAGCCTCCTCGTGCTATAATAATGGGCTCGGCGACCCTGACGACAGACCAAGAAGAGCTTCAGAAACGGAAACCGAAATCCAAACCCCCGACCCACCCAAGCGTCTCCGCTCCTCGGCCCGCCGCGACGCCAAGATAGGGACCgacgcccccgcccccgccccggCCGCGGCCCGGAAGCGGCCGGGCGGGCAGGACGCGGCCGCGGCCGCCGACAGCAAGCGCCGCCGCGCGGAGCACCCCTCCTCCGGCTCCCGCGACCGCAACCCCCACCACCGGCCGCAGCAGAAGCCGGGGGACGGGGGCAAGGGGAAGAGGGAGACGATGCGGGCGTCGCACATCCTGATCAAGCACGAGGGGTCCCGGCGCAAGGCCTCGTGGCGGGACCCCGACGGCGTCGCCATCTCCGCCACCACCCGCGACGACGCCGCCGACCTCGCCCGCGCCCTCCGCGACCAGATCGCCGCCGGGGAGCTCCAgttcgacgccgccgcccgcgacAACTCCGACTGCAACTCCGCCAAGCGCGGCGGCGACCTCG GTCCATTCGAGAAGGGCAAGATGCAGAAGCCTTTCGAGAAGGCGGTGATTGCTCTGAAGGTGGGGGACATGAGCGACGTGGTTGATACTGAGAGCGGGGTGCACATCATCTTGAGGACCGGGTGA